GCTCGATGGTGACCTGGTAGCCGAGGGACTCGAGTTGCTGTAGCGCGCGGGCCTTTGCCCTGCCTGGGCTGTGCCGGGTGAAGTAGTCCGCTCCGGGGTCTTTGTAGAGTTCGCCGGTGGTGAGCATGTGCCAGGCGGCGGTGAGCATGGAGTGTCCGACGGCGACGAGGGCTTTCATGGGTCCGCGTCGGGCGAGGATGCGCCGGTACTGGGCGGAGAAGTATGTGTTGTGTGAGCGCACTGCGGCGAAGGCTGCCATGCCCAGGGCGCCTTTGAGATATTTGTTGCCTGGTCTGGTTTTGGTGGATTTGACGCGGCCGGCGGATTCGTTGGCGCCAGGGGAGGTCCCGGCCCAGGAGGCCAGTTGTTCGGCGGTGGGGAACACGGTCATGTCCGCGCCGGTTTCGGCAATGAAGACCTCGGCGACGCTTTTGTTGAATCCCGGGATGCTGATCAGGAGTTCCCGGGCGTTGCAAAAGGCTTCCATCGCCGCCTCGATCCTGGCGCTGAGGTCCTCGATATCGGAGGTGCGCGCGTCGATCCTGCGCAGATAGAGGGCTGCCATGTAGCGGTGGTGGTCCCTGAACCGGCCATTGAGCGCTTCGGTAAGTTTCGGGATCTTGTGGCGCAGCTTCCGTTCGGCCAGCTGCGCCAGCACGGTCGGATCGTCCTGACCATCGATAAGGGCTTGGAGCATCAATCGTCCCGAAACGCAGTTGATGTTCGAAGCCACCGACGAAAGCTTGATGCAGGCATCCTCAAGGAGTTTCTCCAAGCGTTGAATCTCGCGGGTCCGTTCGCGGGTGATGATGGTCCGCGCACGGGTCAGGTCCCGCAGTTCACGCACCGGCGGCGGCACAAATGATGCCCTCACGAGCCCGTCGGCTCTCAGATCCGCCAACCATGCCGCGTCCGAAACATCCGTTTCGCGCCCTGGCATGTTGCGGGCATTACGGGCGTTGACCAGAATCACCTCCAGCCCGTCGTCTTCAAGCAGGTAATAGAACGGGCGCCAGTAATCGCTGGTGGCTTCCATCACCACCACGCTCACGCGCTCATTCAGCAGATAATCGCGCAACTCCAGAATCCGGAACGTCACCGCAGCCCACGTCGTGACCGTGGTTCTCGTGGCATTGCTCGCGGAACCCTGAACCCTAAGGCAGACCTTCGCGTCCTTCTTCGACACATCGATTCCCGCGCAGCGGGGGTGGATGACTTCCACGCCCGATCACCTTCCTTGAACCGTTCTGTTGGGCAGGAAATGTCTGTGTTCCGGGGAGGGCGGATTCAAGAACAAGTTTGACATTCGTGCTCACCGGCAACAGTCCACGGTCCCGCGGACAAAAGCTGTGCCCTTCACCACCAGATTGAGCCACAGGCTCACAGGCACCACTAAACGGACGGGGTCAACCGAAACACACTCCTCAGTCTGCTCCGCCCAACCATCACCACGCCAGAGGCTCCCCGCGCACATATTTCCGTACCCACGGCGCGGCGAAGCCCCTGCATGATTGAGCGCGCGTTTGACTACTCAAAGAAGGCGCCCCTGCTCCTCTTCAGCGGCTGCCAGAGCACTGAGGGCATACGGCGGGCAGGACCGACCCGGCTCGCCGGCTGACTGAGGAATGAGGCTGCCGGAACAGTGCCAAGATGGCTGAGACGGCACTGATAGGCGCGAACTTCCAGCACACTGTCCTGCCTATCCAGCCCACATGCGCTGCCCTGGTTGTCCGGCTGGCCGAGCATTCAGTACGCTCGATGCCGAGGTGCCGCAACCTGGGCGGTCCGACCTAGTCGATCGGCTCGCCAGCATTGCGGGCCTCGCCCCTGTCCAGCGTGATTCCGGATGAATCAGCGGGGAACCTTCACCGGCCATGTCGGTTCAACCGCAGGCTTCCTGCGGACCTGTTAACTAGGCCGCCCTCTCCAGCCTCAAGAACAGCCCGGCCTCAAGAATATCTATAAAGACCGGCAGCGCCGAGAAGGAAAGTCCCGTAAACAGGCTCTCATCGCCCTCACAAGAGGCCGTATCAACATCCTCTGCCGACCGTGGATGCCAAGAAGAGCAGTGATGGACAAGTCCGATGCCCTGGAGGCCCACCGGATCGCCACAGCCGTTCTGCCCGTGTCGGTGGACAACCTGGGCCGGGCACGCCTTCATGACGGGGTCCGCCAGGCCGCGCCGTTCCTGGAGGAGACGGGGTTCAGTCCGACCTACGCTGCGAAGTGCCTCGCCGCGTAGGTCGTGCGAAGGCAGGGGGCATAACGAAGCAGCATTTGCCTCGATGACCCGGGTAAATCCGATCCCCACGTCCTCCGGGAACAGTGTCCGGCACGGGCCCGAACCGTGGGGACCGATCTTTGAATAGTGCGTTGCCCATGGTCGCCATCGTCAGGATGATTTATGACAGCGAAACGCGCCAGTACGTGGAGAAGCGATGCGCCGAGGGTTGTGCGGACAACGAAATTAGTTGCTGCATCAATTGGCACGTCGCATCTACAGCACGCTCAACGGGTATCTGGCGGAAGAGACGTGGACGAAGCTGGATCGGGTGCGAATACCGAAGCAATGTCATCCCATCTGGTCTGCCCTGTGGGGCTTAGGGCGACCCGGGCAGTGCACCTGGCATGTTAAGGAGGTTCGCGACAGTTGAGTAGTGCATGTCTGCGGTACATTCACCGATAAGGAGTCCGGCCGCGTCACGCAGGTAGATCTCGATGCCTTCTGATCGCTGGTAGCCGCGTCCGCCGTGAAGAGTCATACATGTGGTCGCGACTTCGACGGCCATTTCGGTTAGGAAGGGCTTCAGGAGGTGATCCAGCACGGCGTCGCCTTGGCCGACGTCGACGAGTTGTGTTGCATCATAAAGCATCGATCGTCCTGCTTCGATGTTCTGTTTCATGCGCACGAGCTTGTGCTGAAGAGCCTGCATCGACGCAAGTGGCTCGTTGCGGACCGTGCGCTCACGCAGGAAGGCGTCTGTCTTTTCCCATACTCCCTCAGCAATTCCCAGTGCCATTGCTGAGATGGGGTGCGTTGATACTTTGCTTGCGCCGGTGACGTCGACGAGTTGGCGGTCTTTCACGAGCTCGCTCAGGTCGCGGACATACTCCGCAGGTATCCGTACGTCGGTCAGTTCGAAGCGGCCCCAGGGTGCACCAACGCCCATCTTCGGCATCGGGCTGACCTTCACACCGGGCGTATCGGCGGGTATCCAGAACAGGTGCATGTCGCCGTTGACCAGTCCCGAGACGCCCACCACGTCGGCGAAGGTTCCCTGTCCCGCGAAATGGCGTACGCAGTTGAGCACGAACTCATCTCCCTCGCGCCGCGCGATGTCGGGGTGTTCAGCGTAGTTCGCATAGCCAACCGGATCGGTGGAGGCGAAAGACACCGTTGTCTCACCGGATAGTGCACTCTGGGCCCAGCGGTCGGCTACGGCCGGAGTTTTGACCATATTCACCGGAATGTTCATCTGCATCATGGCGCTCATGGCCACCGCAGGACATTCACGCGAGAGTTCCTCCATGACGATGACTATCGCCATGACGCCCATCTCGTCGCCGCCGAGCGACTTCGGTGCAAAAGTGCGCAAGATGCCGGCCTCGCCCATGAGCCGGTTCATCTCCTTGAGGAACGGAGGGTTCTCGTAAGCTTCCAGCCTCCGGGGCCCGACGGTTTCTCGGGCAAAGGTTCGTACCTTCTCGCGGAGCGCGAGTTGGTCTTCGGTCAGAATTCTGGACATGTGACTTGATTCCCTACTTGGTAATGTCAAACTTGCTGTCGGTGCTCGACGCCGTGCCGAGATACACCATCACGTCACGACGAAGTTCAGCTCTAGACGCACTCGACGCGCTGACGCTCTAGCCTGAAGGTCTTGATATACCAATTACCGTCTTCCAAGCGGATGTAGGTCTCGTGGTATGCGCCGAAATTATGCATGTACTTCACCGGTCGGCCAGCCGGAAACCAGTGGTGGCTTTCGAACCGGAACCTCGCCGTGGCGGTCATATCCGAGGTCAGTACGATGTAGGGGTCCAACACATGGTGCACCATTACGTGGTCGGCCGGGACGCCGATGTGCTCCGAGTAAATAGCGTCACGGCCGATGAGCGGCCACTCGACCTTAGAAGCAGATTGCTTGAAATAGTCAGAAATCGCGCTGGAAACAGGTTCTTTGGTGAACGGTTGGAGCGGACCCGGGAAGTCGCTTTCATCGAATACGGCATCGGGAGCGAATACCGAGGCAAAGTCATCCCACTTGTGTCGGTCAGCGCTGTATGCATACTTACTCTTGACTTGTTTGATCTGCTCAATGGCAAACAGTTGATCGGCGATGCTCATGGCGAGCTGGGTGGATGCTGACATTCTTTCCCCTTCGAAGTTGCACAGCGGCCTGGAGGAGTTGTCCCCACTGTCCTGTGGGCTTCTTTCTATCAGCGCCTTCAGCTTCGGTCAAGCCAACTTTGAAATCGGATGCAACGAAAGTGGAATCGAATCCATCATCAGGTTGGGACGGGCCAGGGGAGGTGGGTTCGAAAACTGGCAACCGCCGACTTGGGGCAGCGGTAGGCGATGCAGAAGTGCATTCAAGTTTTTTCAGCCGCTGTTGTGGTATCGTATTCAAGACGTACATGCAAGGTCCCGGCAGTGTCTTGTCAACGAGGGCGGAAGCGAAATTGATCGCGCCATCGGCAGGCCGTTGATGTTGGGTGGGCAGATGGTCGATGCCGGTTTTGAACGATGAGAATCGTTTGAAGTGTTCCAGCTTTTGTGGGCAGGGCAGTTAGCGAACTGCCCGTCCCGGGACCTTGACCACAGGAATCACTAGAAGCGGGAAACGATCTCGCCTGACGTATCTAGCGGAGGCAGTTATGAAGGTTGGAATTTTGGGCGCTGGATCGATCGGCGCCACCTTGACTCGGCGCTTGAGCACCGCTGGGCACGAGGTGCGCGTGGCAAACTCGCGGGGCCCTGAATCCATCGACCCGTCCCTGTTGACCTCCGGAGCGGTGGCCGTTTCCGCTGCTGACGTGGCTATTGACGCGGACGTCTTCATCACGTCTATTCCGCTCTCGCGCACGCCCGGCATCCGGCCACTCTTAGAAGGCGCCGCAAAGAGCGCGATCGTTATCGACACATCCAATTACTATCCTGAGCGAGACGGCCGAATTGCAGTCCTCGACTACGGCAGGGCAGAAAGCTTATGGATCTCTGAGCAACTTGGTCGACCCGTCACGAAGGCCTGGAACGCCATCACTTCAGAATCGCTCGCGGATAAACCGATGAAACCGGGCACAAGCGGCCGCATTTCGATCCCTGTTGCATCTGACGACGATACGAGCCGCGCTGTGGCCATGCAACTGATTGATGAGACTGGGTTCGACGCATACGATGCGGGGCCCCTCGCAGAGTCGTGGCGATTCCAGCCGGGTTCACCGGCATACTGCACCGATCTCACTAGTGCAGAAATGTCTGACGCACTCGCCTCAGCACAAAAGAATCGGTCACCGCTGAGGAGGGATCTCGTGTGGAAGGTGATAGCGGAACGCACGGATGGGTTCAAAAGTGTCGATCCTGACTTCGGCGACTACCTCGTACGTCTGAATCGGGCCATCTATCTGTAAGCTCGCGTGATCCAAGTCATGTCGATACATCAACGCCGGATACGAGCGGTAGCAGGAACCGTTATCGGTCAGGACCGTTGACAGTGATCCCGTGGGACTCGAAGTAGGCGTTGGCGCGTTCCCAGAAGCCGTGTCCCGGTGTCCTATTTCTCATCGGTGAGGATCTCGGAGTAGGCGAGCGCGGGAATGGTCTTCGAGGAACCGGAGAGGACCCTGTGGACCGCGAAGGGATGGATGCCGGTAACGGGCCTCCCACCGCGCGGCGGTCGTGACGGATACCTGGGAACGTTCAGTTGCCCGCCGCATAGGCCAATTGCGACGATGCATCTGGCAAGGCCGAGCCGTCCACCGGCGCCAGGAGCGGGTTAGTACGGGACATTGAAGACCTCCTTGTGGTTCGGACTCTGGACAAGCCCCACTCCACTCGGAGGTCTTCTTCTTGTCACCTAATCAGGTCGCATGGTCCTAACGTCCGTGGGCAAGATATCAAGACGATATGGATTGGGAAGGAATCGGGGACCCTTGTCGGTTCCCGGACCCTTTTGAAGGCCAGTATCGCCACCTATGACCCGAGCGCTCCGATCCAAGGAGGGGCGTCCTCCGTTGTTGCTTTGGTGCACTCCGAATCCTTTGCCGGCGTGATGGCTCTACTAGGAGTGCCCGCAAGGATATTCCTGGAGGGCCACCATCGATGCAGGAGAGGCGCAGCGTGGTAGCTGCATTGGCCTAAGGGTCGGATCGCCCAGGTCTCTGCCCCGACGCGATATGGCTGCTGACCTTGATGGCTGCGGCGCTCTCTAATACGCGGAGGTTTTCTATGAGTCCACGTGATCGGTATCGCATTCAGGACCGTCGTGGTATCGTATTCATAAGTTTGTTGGATGGTGTGGTTGTCTGGTTTTTTTGGGAGCCACGCACGATTGGGTTAAGTCGAGGTGGAGTCTTGTCAGCAAGGACGGAAGAGATGTTGAACGTGCCTTCGGAAGCGGTTGATGTTCGCGTGGACAAGTGGTCAACGCCGGTTTTGAATGATGAGAATCGGTTGAAGTTGGCCACGTTCGCTACCAATATGCGCGGGAGTGTGACGCTTGCCAATGTAGAGGGCAAGGTCCTGGGCAGTTGGGAGGAGAGCCTTCGGTTGGCGCAGCATGCTGACCGGATCGGGTTTGACGCGGTGATCCCGGTGCAGCGGTGGCGCGGGTTTGGTGGGCAGTTCAATTTGTCGGACCGCTCTTTTGAGCCGTTCACATGGGCCACTGCGTTGTTGGCGCGAACGGAGCGGATCCAGGCGTTTGCCACGGTTCAGGTTCCCGTGATCCACCCCATGATGGCGGCCAAGATGGCAGTGACTGCCGATCATGTGTCGGGGGGCCGGTTCGGGATCAACGTTGTGGCGGGGTGGTTCCCGGAGGAGTTCGCAATGTTCGGCCTTACCCAGCGGGAGCACCAGGCCCGGTACGCCTACGCTGATGAGTGGACGACTCTGCTCAAACGCCTGTGGACCGGGGACTCCCCGGTGGATTTCGATGGTGAGTACATCAAGGCTGTTGACGCGTTCTCGGACCCGCACCCGTTGCAGGACCCCTACCCGGTGATTATGAATGCGGGCACCAGCGGCCCCGGCCGTGAGTTCGCTGCCACCCATAGTGATCTCATCTTCGCGTCCCTGCAGGACATGGCGACCGCGCAGCGTCAAATCGCCGAGATCAAGCAGCAAGCGTTGAGCTCCCACGGTCGCCAGGTGCGTGTCTTCGGGCGGGTGCACATCGTGTGTCGGCCGACCGAGCAGGAAGCTCAGCAGTACTTCCGCTGGGTGCACCGGGACAACGCTGATGTTGCCGCGATCGAGAAGTTGCTTGCGGGGGTTAGCGCCAATTCGGACAGTTTCGACGTTGATCCGGAAGAGCACGCCAAGACAATCGAGCGACTCGCTGCCGGCCGTGGCGCCATGACGATTGTTGGTACCCCTGAGCAGGTGGTCGCATCCCTGCTGGAGCTGACCAACGCCGGACTCGACGGAGTGGCCATCTCCTGGGTCGACTACGACGAGGGACTCCAGCAGATGGAAGACGACATCCTGCCCCTCATGATCCAAGCCGGCCTCCGCAGCTAAACACATGAGCCGTTTGGACCTGCAGCACCGCTGCGGCGTGGATGCTCGGAACACCCCGAAACCAGACTCAGGTAGTACAACAAGCCTGCGCTCTATAGAGAGGAACACCTAATGCCATTGAGCGGTACAACAAGGAGGCCAGGGTCGGCCGCCGCTCGCTTGCGTGAACTGATCGCGGGTGATGGGATGATTCATATTCCTGGGGTTCATGACCCCTTTTCGGCGCGGGTAGCCCAGGATCTAGGATTTGGCGCGGTGACCATCGGCGGAGGGGTCACCGTATCGGTGGCATACCATGCGATTCCTGACATGACCATGATCTCCACCCGCGACATCATCGATGTGGCCCGGGGCATCACGCGGGCAATTGACATTCCGCTCATCGTCGATTTCGACGACGGGGGAGGTAACCCACTCCAGGTACGTCAGGCGCTGCAGATGGCGGAAGCTGCCGGTATTGCCGGCGTCATGATCGAGGATACAAACTTCGCCTACCCCAAGCACACGCCCCCCAAAGAGCTGGGGAACGTCATGCAGTTCGACGACAACCACCACCTGACACGCGATGCGGCTGTTCAACGCGTACGCGCCGCGGTCGAGGCGCGCAGGGATCCAAACACGGTCATCGTGGCAAGGACTGATAGTGCCCTGATATCGAAGGACGAGGCTCTGTTGCGCATGCGGTTATTCGCTGAGGCTGGGGCTGACGTGATCAAGCCAACGCATTTCGAATGGAAGGATGCTGCAGAAGCAGTAGAGGCATCATCCGGAGTGCCGGTGATGATGGTACCCATCCGATTCGGTAGTGCAACCCGCGAAGAGCGTGAATTCGCGCTTCAAAGCGGTGTAAAAATTCTGCTGGACCCGGTTCCTGTCTCC
This genomic stretch from Micrococcaceae bacterium Sec5.1 harbors:
- a CDS encoding isocitrate lyase/PEP mutase family protein; translation: MPLSGTTRRPGSAAARLRELIAGDGMIHIPGVHDPFSARVAQDLGFGAVTIGGGVTVSVAYHAIPDMTMISTRDIIDVARGITRAIDIPLIVDFDDGGGNPLQVRQALQMAEAAGIAGVMIEDTNFAYPKHTPPKELGNVMQFDDNHHLTRDAAVQRVRAAVEARRDPNTVIVARTDSALISKDEALLRMRLFAEAGADVIKPTHFEWKDAAEAVEASSGVPVMMVPIRFGSATREEREFALQSGVKILLDPVPVSYAIYEAAIKTLTELKQTGMVDADYSGTAKTVQETIRYREWGELAMRYQASGAAS
- a CDS encoding IS110 family transposase, producing MEVIHPRCAGIDVSKKDAKVCLRVQGSASNATRTTVTTWAAVTFRILELRDYLLNERVSVVVMEATSDYWRPFYYLLEDDGLEVILVNARNARNMPGRETDVSDAAWLADLRADGLVRASFVPPPVRELRDLTRARTIITRERTREIQRLEKLLEDACIKLSSVASNINCVSGRLMLQALIDGQDDPTVLAQLAERKLRHKIPKLTEALNGRFRDHHRYMAALYLRRIDARTSDIEDLSARIEAAMEAFCNARELLISIPGFNKSVAEVFIAETGADMTVFPTAEQLASWAGTSPGANESAGRVKSTKTRPGNKYLKGALGMAAFAAVRSHNTYFSAQYRRILARRGPMKALVAVGHSMLTAAWHMLTTGELYKDPGADYFTRHSPGRAKARALQQLESLGYQVTIEPLHQTT
- a CDS encoding NAD(P)-binding domain-containing protein, which produces MKVGILGAGSIGATLTRRLSTAGHEVRVANSRGPESIDPSLLTSGAVAVSAADVAIDADVFITSIPLSRTPGIRPLLEGAAKSAIVIDTSNYYPERDGRIAVLDYGRAESLWISEQLGRPVTKAWNAITSESLADKPMKPGTSGRISIPVASDDDTSRAVAMQLIDETGFDAYDAGPLAESWRFQPGSPAYCTDLTSAEMSDALASAQKNRSPLRRDLVWKVIAERTDGFKSVDPDFGDYLVRLNRAIYL
- a CDS encoding acyl-CoA dehydrogenase family protein, with protein sequence MSRILTEDQLALREKVRTFARETVGPRRLEAYENPPFLKEMNRLMGEAGILRTFAPKSLGGDEMGVMAIVIVMEELSRECPAVAMSAMMQMNIPVNMVKTPAVADRWAQSALSGETTVSFASTDPVGYANYAEHPDIARREGDEFVLNCVRHFAGQGTFADVVGVSGLVNGDMHLFWIPADTPGVKVSPMPKMGVGAPWGRFELTDVRIPAEYVRDLSELVKDRQLVDVTGASKVSTHPISAMALGIAEGVWEKTDAFLRERTVRNEPLASMQALQHKLVRMKQNIEAGRSMLYDATQLVDVGQGDAVLDHLLKPFLTEMAVEVATTCMTLHGGRGYQRSEGIEIYLRDAAGLLIGECTADMHYSTVANLLNMPGALPGSP
- a CDS encoding nuclear transport factor 2 family protein, giving the protein MSASTQLAMSIADQLFAIEQIKQVKSKYAYSADRHKWDDFASVFAPDAVFDESDFPGPLQPFTKEPVSSAISDYFKQSASKVEWPLIGRDAIYSEHIGVPADHVMVHHVLDPYIVLTSDMTATARFRFESHHWFPAGRPVKYMHNFGAYHETYIRLEDGNWYIKTFRLERQRVECV
- a CDS encoding LLM class flavin-dependent oxidoreductase, encoding MLNVPSEAVDVRVDKWSTPVLNDENRLKLATFATNMRGSVTLANVEGKVLGSWEESLRLAQHADRIGFDAVIPVQRWRGFGGQFNLSDRSFEPFTWATALLARTERIQAFATVQVPVIHPMMAAKMAVTADHVSGGRFGINVVAGWFPEEFAMFGLTQREHQARYAYADEWTTLLKRLWTGDSPVDFDGEYIKAVDAFSDPHPLQDPYPVIMNAGTSGPGREFAATHSDLIFASLQDMATAQRQIAEIKQQALSSHGRQVRVFGRVHIVCRPTEQEAQQYFRWVHRDNADVAAIEKLLAGVSANSDSFDVDPEEHAKTIERLAAGRGAMTIVGTPEQVVASLLELTNAGLDGVAISWVDYDEGLQQMEDDILPLMIQAGLRS